A portion of the Malania oleifera isolate guangnan ecotype guangnan chromosome 3, ASM2987363v1, whole genome shotgun sequence genome contains these proteins:
- the LOC131152115 gene encoding zinc finger protein 1-like, protein MEPTKTEECPSETSSGVSEPEAAPCSGTCPQNPQDENKEDREKGRTKLDHFDQLFPSKDYPELNLIDCLNMVSSQTSSEMAQVTDAEPRVFSCNYCQRKFYSSQALGGHQNAHKRERTLFKRGQRQGAAQMVATSPSAVFGVHQYPYLHPQNHHYSSLASLPLHGAFHNRSLGIQVHSVIHKPSHAPSISFSGYANIYEQYRDCPRRTIKRQPAIGKLALDEYHYVAAAPAGQLSQSSIGKFDTARTTAVAPMTDRGLSTEYCCSGAGRLKSNQEDLQKLDLSLKL, encoded by the coding sequence ATGGAACCAACAAAGACAGAAGAGTGTCCCTCTGAGACCTCAAGTGGTGTCTCAGAACCAGAGGCCGCTCCATGTTCAGGTACCTGTCCGCAGAATCCACAAGATGAAAACAAAGAAGATAGAGAAAAAGGGAGGACAAAGCTTGATCACTTTGATCAATTGTTCCCGAGCAAGGACTATCCAGAACTCAACCTTATAGATTGCTTGAACATGGTTTCATCTCAAACTTCATCGGAGATGGCCCAAGTGACCGACGCCGAACCACGAGTTTTCTCATGCAACTATTGCCAGAGAAAGTTTTACAGTTCACAAGCACTGGGAGGACACCAGAATGCTCACAAGAGGGAGAGGACACTGTTCAAAAGAGGACAGAGACAAGGGGCAGCACAGATGGTAGCCACATCTCCATCTGCTGTCTTTGGTGTGCACCAGTACCCGTACTTGCACCCCCAAAACCACCATTACTCTAGCTTGGCCTCTCTACCTCTACATGGTGCATTTCATAATAGATCTCTTGGAATCCAGGTGCACTCAGTTATCCATAAGCCTTCCCATGCACCATCCATTTCCTTTTCTGGGTATGCAAACATTTATGAACAATATCGAGACTGCCCGAGACGCACCATCAAACGCCAGCCAGCAATTGGAAAGCTTGCACTCGACGAGTATCATTATGTTGCAGCAGCGCCTGCAGGACAATTATCACAAAGCAGCATTGGGAAATTTGACACAGCGAGGACAACGGCGGTAGCTCCTATGACTGACAGAGGACTTAGTACTGAATACTGTTGTTCAGGTGCTGGTCGTTTGAAGAGTAACCAGGAGGACCTGCAGAAGCTTGACTTGTCCCTCAAACTCTAA